Proteins encoded within one genomic window of Sphingomonas sp. KRR8:
- a CDS encoding alpha/beta fold hydrolase: MSEVATHRWTASDGVELAYHEVGSGRAVILLHGLFSDAHMNWIKFGHAARIAAAGFRVIMPDHRAHGQSGKPHDPRAYGPGVLARDVRELVALLGLTDFDLGGFSLGARTTVQAIGEGLRPRRAILGGMGLQGLANWERRKTFFLEVIDRFDTLSRGDPHWLAAQFMKSQGVDRTAARLLLESFEDVFMEWLGALTMPVLVVCGDKDEDNGSARELASTLADATLAIVPGTHMSSVTEPELGQAIVAFLIAP, translated from the coding sequence ATGAGCGAGGTTGCGACCCATCGCTGGACGGCTTCGGACGGAGTGGAACTAGCCTATCATGAGGTAGGAAGCGGGCGAGCCGTGATCCTGCTTCACGGCCTCTTCTCCGACGCGCACATGAACTGGATCAAGTTCGGCCATGCGGCCCGCATCGCTGCGGCGGGCTTTCGAGTCATCATGCCGGACCATCGCGCGCATGGGCAAAGCGGCAAGCCGCACGATCCGCGGGCATATGGTCCCGGCGTGCTCGCTCGCGACGTGCGTGAGCTGGTGGCGCTGCTCGGGCTGACCGACTTCGATCTGGGCGGATTCTCGCTGGGGGCGCGGACTACGGTGCAGGCGATCGGCGAAGGGCTCCGACCCCGACGGGCGATCCTGGGCGGGATGGGGCTTCAGGGGCTGGCCAATTGGGAGCGGCGCAAGACCTTCTTCCTCGAGGTGATCGACCGCTTCGACACGCTGTCACGCGGCGACCCGCACTGGCTGGCGGCGCAGTTCATGAAGAGCCAGGGGGTCGACCGCACAGCCGCGCGGCTGCTGCTGGAAAGCTTCGAAGACGTGTTCATGGAATGGCTGGGCGCCCTGACCATGCCGGTTCTGGTCGTGTGCGGCGACAAGGATGAAGACAATGGCTCCGCGCGGGAGCTGGCCTCTACCTTGGCGGACGCGACGCTGGCGATCGTGCCGGGCACACACATGAGCTCGGTGACCGAGCCTGAGTTGGGCCAGGCGATCGTCGCCTTCCTGATCGCCCCCTAG
- the ahcY gene encoding adenosylhomocysteinase, producing the protein MATQTLDRAKNSDDYLVKDISLADFGRKEIEIAETEMPGLMALRQEFGAAKPLKGARIVGSLHMTIQTAVLIETLTALGAQVRWASCNIFSTQDHAAAAIAATGVPVFAVKGETLEEYWDYVVRIFDWGQDQTCNLILDDGGDATMFALWGARVEAGEELFTPSNEEEEVFAATLKRFLTERPGYLTKTVQTIKGVSEETTTGVHRLYELSKQGKLPFPAINVNDSVTKSKFDNLYGCKESLVDAIRRGTDVMLAGKVACVAGFGDVGKGSAASLRNGGARVIVTEVDPICALQAAMEGYEVVTMEEAAPRADIFVTATGNMDIITLDHMRAMKNMAIVCNIGHFDSEIQIGALSNMKWTEIKPQVDEVEFPDGKKLIVLSKGRLVNLGNATGHPSFVMSASFTNQTLAQIELWTRNDQYKNDVYVLPKHLDEKVAALHLEKLGVKLTTLNERQAAYIGVTPQGPFKPDHYRY; encoded by the coding sequence GTGGCCACCCAGACGCTCGATCGCGCCAAGAACTCGGACGATTACCTCGTCAAGGACATTTCCCTTGCTGACTTCGGTCGCAAGGAGATCGAGATCGCCGAGACCGAGATGCCGGGCCTGATGGCGCTTCGGCAGGAATTCGGCGCGGCCAAGCCGCTGAAGGGCGCGCGTATCGTTGGCTCGCTCCACATGACCATTCAGACGGCCGTCCTGATCGAGACGCTGACCGCGCTCGGTGCGCAGGTCCGCTGGGCCAGCTGCAACATCTTCTCGACCCAGGACCATGCCGCCGCCGCCATCGCCGCCACCGGCGTGCCGGTGTTCGCGGTCAAGGGTGAGACGCTCGAGGAATATTGGGATTATGTGGTCCGCATCTTCGACTGGGGCCAGGACCAGACCTGCAACCTGATTCTCGACGACGGCGGCGACGCCACGATGTTCGCCCTGTGGGGCGCGCGGGTCGAGGCCGGGGAGGAACTGTTCACCCCGTCGAACGAGGAAGAGGAAGTGTTCGCGGCGACGCTGAAGCGCTTTCTGACGGAACGTCCGGGATACCTCACCAAGACGGTCCAGACGATCAAGGGCGTCAGCGAAGAGACCACCACCGGCGTCCACCGCCTGTATGAGCTGTCGAAGCAGGGCAAGCTTCCCTTCCCGGCGATCAATGTGAACGACAGCGTCACCAAATCGAAGTTCGACAACCTTTACGGCTGCAAGGAAAGCTTGGTTGACGCCATTCGCCGCGGCACCGACGTGATGCTGGCGGGCAAGGTCGCCTGCGTCGCCGGTTTCGGCGACGTCGGCAAGGGCTCGGCCGCGTCGCTCCGTAATGGCGGCGCGCGGGTCATCGTGACCGAAGTCGATCCGATCTGCGCCCTGCAGGCGGCGATGGAAGGTTATGAGGTCGTGACGATGGAGGAGGCAGCCCCGCGCGCCGACATCTTCGTCACCGCAACCGGCAACATGGACATCATCACGCTCGACCACATGCGGGCGATGAAGAACATGGCGATCGTCTGCAACATCGGCCACTTCGACAGTGAAATTCAGATCGGCGCGCTGTCGAACATGAAGTGGACCGAGATCAAGCCGCAGGTCGACGAGGTTGAGTTCCCCGATGGCAAGAAGCTGATCGTGCTCAGCAAGGGCCGCCTGGTGAACCTCGGCAATGCCACCGGCCACCCGAGCTTCGTGATGAGCGCCAGCTTCACCAACCAGACGCTCGCCCAGATCGAGCTGTGGACCCGCAACGACCAGTACAAGAACGACGTCTACGTGCTGCCCAAGCACCTCGACGAGAAGGTCGCCGCCCTTCACCTCGAGAAGCTGGGCGTCAAGCTGACCACGCTCAACGAGCGTCAGGCCGCCTACATCGGCGTCACGCCGCAGGGCCCGTTCAAGCCCGATCACTACCGCTACTAA
- a CDS encoding YqgE/AlgH family protein, translating into MSEPPFLSGQLLLAMPGMADPRFDRAVIALCVHDENGAVGIGIGHKRAGLRFRELLKQLELDPGEAPDCAIHHGGPVEPGRGFVLHSTDWGGEDTLHVNTPGGDRWSMTGTIDVLRAIAEGRGPAQWLVALGYAGWGPGQLEEEMTRHGWFAVAAEPKLLFDTPTDERWSGAFRGAGIDPRLLSSEAGAA; encoded by the coding sequence ATGAGCGAACCGCCCTTCCTTTCCGGCCAATTGCTGCTCGCCATGCCGGGCATGGCCGATCCGCGCTTCGATCGAGCCGTGATCGCGCTCTGCGTCCATGACGAGAATGGCGCGGTGGGCATCGGTATCGGGCACAAGCGGGCCGGCCTGCGGTTCCGCGAGCTGCTCAAGCAGCTTGAGCTCGATCCGGGGGAGGCGCCCGACTGCGCCATCCACCACGGCGGGCCGGTCGAGCCGGGTCGCGGCTTCGTCCTGCATTCCACCGACTGGGGTGGAGAAGATACGCTGCACGTCAACACGCCGGGAGGCGACCGGTGGTCGATGACGGGGACCATTGATGTCCTCAGGGCGATCGCCGAGGGACGGGGACCCGCGCAGTGGCTGGTCGCGCTCGGCTATGCGGGCTGGGGACCCGGCCAGCTGGAAGAAGAGATGACCAGGCACGGCTGGTTCGCCGTGGCGGCTGAGCCCAAGCTGCTGTTCGACACGCCCACCGACGAGCGCTGGTCCGGCGCATTCCGGGGAGCGGGTATCGACCCGCGCCTGCTCAGCAGCGAGGCAGGCGCGGCCTGA
- a CDS encoding SDR family oxidoreductase, with protein MKLKPLDQQVMVITGASSGIGLAAARRAAAKGAKVVLAARNAEALDDVVQAIRAKGGEAHSVPLDIADGGAAERLAEQAVARFGRIDSWVNDAAAAMYARLEEVTLEEHRRVFEVGYFGLVQGSLAALPRLKVQGGALINVGSVLSNRAIPLQGPYCAMKAAVMQFTDALRMELEAEGAPVSVTLIKPAAIDTPYPEHARNKLDAPARLPQPLYDAELVAKAICFAASNKRRTLNVGGGGLAISTLAPALPRLADKAMEIVGGEPSQTTSVPPEPAAADNLFEVRADGRTASNQHPLTRRSSLALEAQMHPVATAALLGGAVAAAAGAFMLRKAGPEDVGTREAQRRIRAAGMS; from the coding sequence ATGAAACTAAAGCCGCTTGATCAGCAGGTCATGGTCATCACAGGTGCGTCGAGCGGTATCGGGCTCGCGGCGGCACGGCGGGCCGCAGCCAAGGGCGCCAAAGTCGTGCTGGCAGCCCGCAACGCCGAAGCGCTTGACGACGTCGTCCAAGCAATCCGCGCCAAGGGCGGGGAGGCGCACTCCGTCCCACTCGACATTGCCGACGGGGGTGCCGCCGAGCGCCTAGCCGAGCAGGCGGTCGCACGCTTCGGTCGCATCGACAGCTGGGTCAACGACGCTGCGGCGGCCATGTACGCCCGCCTTGAGGAAGTCACCCTCGAGGAGCACCGGCGGGTGTTCGAGGTCGGCTATTTCGGGCTGGTCCAGGGCAGCCTCGCCGCCCTGCCCCGTCTGAAGGTTCAAGGCGGCGCGCTGATCAACGTCGGCTCGGTGCTGAGCAATCGCGCCATCCCGCTACAGGGTCCCTACTGCGCCATGAAAGCGGCGGTGATGCAATTCACCGACGCGCTGCGGATGGAGCTGGAAGCCGAGGGCGCTCCGGTCAGCGTGACGCTGATCAAGCCGGCCGCCATCGACACTCCCTATCCAGAGCATGCCCGCAACAAGCTGGACGCTCCCGCCCGCCTGCCGCAACCGCTCTACGACGCCGAGCTCGTCGCCAAGGCGATCTGCTTCGCGGCATCCAACAAGCGCCGCACCCTTAATGTCGGTGGCGGAGGTCTCGCGATCAGCACGCTGGCCCCTGCACTGCCGCGCCTGGCGGACAAGGCGATGGAGATAGTGGGCGGCGAGCCGTCCCAGACGACATCAGTGCCGCCTGAACCAGCCGCCGCCGACAATCTGTTCGAAGTCCGTGCGGACGGCCGCACCGCCAGCAATCAGCATCCGCTGACCCGCCGCTCCTCGCTGGCCCTGGAAGCGCAGATGCATCCGGTCGCAACCGCAGCCCTGCTCGGCGGCGCTGTTGCCGCCGCGGCGGGCGCCTTCATGCTCAGAAAAGCTGGCCCGGAGGACGTCGGCACACGTGAGGCGCAGCGCCGGATTCGCGCCGCGGGGATGAGCTAG
- a CDS encoding PAS domain-containing sensor histidine kinase has protein sequence MVALAALWVPIAVILSFLAARRMARAHAVIESARSLAGLLAVAPVRPLLVDASGRVELDEQLLRQLGLDAAPARLDQLAGDGQGLDASDLEALTNELRSAVLTGGRIARSVRIAGSDRVLEVQGGPAPPPAETGSMLLWFSDISGAEREKGRLAEQLEDTGTALNALMHLIEAAPFPMWYRGPDLRLGLVNSAFVAAVEAPSAAAVITSGIELTDAGGGAGARDAAQRALSDERPFSRTQPATIGGERRMLRLVDVPLGGGAVAGFAIDIQDLEDARFELSRYIESQRELADRMTAGAIQFDPDRTLSFFNQPFAIMAQLDPEWLAERPEFDRVLERMRENGRLPETRDFPQWKAERRGWFTSAEEAVEEEWILANGDHLRVVGQPLPDGGLRLIFEDRTEQVRLASARDTLLRVRTATFDNLFEGIGVFAADGRLYLWNRRFCSFWDLDESWMGEHPRVDELVPAMARRLVNPTAAAQLRELVRAATNERRQGSGRLSMVDGSHFEFAAVPLPDGNALFTMVDVTDSTRIEHALRERTAALEEADKVRTDFVANMSYELRTPLTSIGGFAQMLSGGYAGKLAPAAADYVGAILESVARLSKLIDDVLDLTQGEQRAVTIEHERIDLAGLARNVAERMEQSATAKKLKLRLDIAQSTGVVIGDARRLRESIEHVLRNAIAYTDKGTVALSTFGDEQTATIRVGDTGAGISIEDQRHVFERFTRIGGRQGEAALGLGLPLTRQFVEAHGGQVDLQSEPGKGTAVTIVLPRKSA, from the coding sequence GTGGTTGCGCTGGCCGCCCTGTGGGTGCCGATTGCGGTCATCCTGTCGTTTCTTGCGGCCCGCCGGATGGCTCGGGCGCATGCGGTGATTGAGTCCGCCCGGTCGCTCGCCGGCCTCCTCGCCGTCGCGCCCGTCCGCCCTTTGCTGGTCGACGCCAGCGGCCGGGTCGAACTGGATGAGCAGCTGCTGCGTCAGTTGGGCCTTGATGCTGCGCCCGCCCGGCTCGACCAGCTTGCCGGTGACGGGCAGGGCCTCGACGCTTCGGACCTCGAAGCGCTCACCAACGAGCTGCGCTCCGCCGTGCTCACTGGTGGCCGGATCGCGCGCTCGGTCCGCATCGCAGGGTCAGACCGTGTGCTGGAGGTGCAAGGCGGGCCCGCACCACCGCCGGCCGAGACTGGCAGCATGCTGCTGTGGTTCTCGGACATCAGTGGCGCCGAGCGGGAAAAGGGCCGGCTTGCGGAACAGCTGGAGGATACGGGCACCGCTCTGAACGCCCTCATGCACCTCATCGAGGCCGCGCCTTTTCCGATGTGGTACCGGGGACCGGATCTCCGGCTTGGCCTTGTCAACAGTGCGTTCGTCGCGGCGGTCGAAGCGCCGTCAGCAGCGGCGGTCATCACCAGCGGCATCGAACTGACGGACGCTGGTGGCGGCGCGGGCGCCCGCGACGCAGCCCAGCGGGCGTTGAGCGACGAGCGGCCATTTTCGCGCACGCAGCCCGCCACGATCGGTGGGGAGCGGCGGATGCTCCGCCTCGTCGACGTGCCGCTTGGCGGTGGGGCGGTGGCAGGCTTTGCGATCGATATCCAGGACCTGGAGGACGCCCGCTTCGAGCTGTCGCGCTATATAGAAAGCCAACGCGAGCTGGCTGACCGGATGACCGCCGGCGCGATCCAGTTCGACCCCGACCGCACGCTGAGCTTCTTCAACCAGCCGTTCGCGATCATGGCCCAGCTGGATCCCGAATGGCTGGCCGAGCGGCCCGAGTTCGACCGCGTGCTGGAGCGGATGCGGGAGAATGGCCGCCTCCCCGAGACCCGGGATTTCCCGCAGTGGAAAGCCGAGCGGCGCGGCTGGTTCACCTCCGCCGAGGAGGCAGTCGAGGAAGAGTGGATCCTTGCCAACGGCGACCACTTGAGGGTGGTCGGCCAACCGCTGCCCGACGGCGGCCTGCGGCTGATCTTCGAGGACCGGACGGAACAGGTCCGGCTGGCCAGCGCGCGTGACACCCTGCTTCGGGTACGGACCGCCACGTTCGACAACCTATTCGAAGGCATTGGCGTCTTCGCCGCCGATGGGCGCCTTTATCTCTGGAACCGGCGCTTCTGCAGCTTTTGGGACCTCGACGAGAGCTGGATGGGCGAGCACCCCCGGGTGGACGAGCTGGTCCCGGCCATGGCCAGGCGACTGGTCAACCCGACCGCTGCCGCCCAGCTACGCGAACTGGTCCGCGCGGCCACCAACGAGCGGCGGCAGGGCAGCGGGCGCCTTTCCATGGTGGACGGCAGCCATTTCGAGTTCGCGGCCGTGCCGCTGCCGGACGGCAACGCGCTTTTCACCATGGTCGATGTGACTGATTCGACCAGGATCGAGCATGCGCTGCGCGAACGCACGGCCGCGCTGGAGGAGGCGGACAAGGTGCGCACCGACTTCGTGGCGAACATGAGCTACGAATTGCGCACGCCGCTGACGTCGATCGGCGGTTTCGCACAGATGCTGTCGGGGGGCTATGCGGGCAAGCTGGCGCCGGCCGCCGCGGACTATGTCGGAGCGATCCTCGAATCCGTCGCGCGCCTGTCGAAACTGATCGACGATGTGCTCGACCTGACCCAGGGCGAGCAGCGCGCCGTCACCATTGAACATGAGCGGATCGACCTAGCCGGGCTGGCGCGAAACGTGGCCGAGCGGATGGAGCAATCGGCGACCGCAAAGAAACTGAAGCTGAGGCTCGACATTGCGCAGAGCACGGGCGTGGTGATCGGCGATGCACGTCGGCTGCGGGAGAGCATCGAGCATGTGCTGCGCAATGCCATCGCCTACACCGACAAGGGCACGGTTGCGCTGAGCACGTTCGGCGATGAGCAGACAGCCACGATCCGCGTTGGGGACACGGGCGCCGGGATCAGCATCGAGGACCAGCGCCACGTGTTCGAGCGCTTCACCCGCATCGGGGGCAGGCAGGGAGAGGCGGCGCTCGGGCTGGGGCTTCCGCTCACGCGTCAGTTCGTCGAGGCGCATGGCGGGCAGGTCGATCTGCAGAGCGAGCCGGGCAAGGGAACGGCGGTGACCATCGTCCTGCCGCGCAAGTCCGCATGA
- a CDS encoding 2OG-Fe(II) oxygenase gives MSNAIALADQQCLKGDVAGGLATLKAAAADGDALAARELAVWYLQGQPVARNLAESRLAFARAAELGDEPSQRVYRNFVAQGLGGPADWAQAIALLHVAADGDDDARRQLPLVEGLAASDEAAGRSMSEAATVSEEPLIRNFEGILSPAECDFLVDSARPLLQPAVIVDPVTGRQTANPIRTSEAAAFAFVDESPIIHAINRRIALASRTDVRCGEPLQVLRYSPGQEYRLHSDALPGCPPAQQRVLTFLIWLNDDYLGGETSFPKLGIQLRGRKGDGLLFGSTLPDGQPDPRANHAGLPVTAGSKLLASRWIRATPLIY, from the coding sequence ATGTCGAACGCGATCGCCCTGGCAGATCAGCAATGCCTCAAGGGAGACGTGGCCGGCGGCCTGGCCACGCTGAAAGCCGCTGCCGCTGATGGAGACGCGCTCGCCGCGCGCGAACTGGCGGTCTGGTACCTTCAGGGCCAGCCGGTCGCCCGCAATCTCGCCGAGTCACGCCTTGCCTTCGCCCGGGCAGCCGAACTCGGTGATGAACCATCGCAGCGGGTCTATCGAAACTTCGTCGCTCAGGGCCTCGGTGGGCCAGCCGACTGGGCGCAAGCAATCGCATTGCTCCACGTCGCCGCCGACGGTGACGACGACGCGCGCCGGCAACTTCCCCTGGTCGAAGGCCTCGCCGCCAGCGACGAAGCGGCCGGCAGGTCCATGTCGGAAGCCGCAACGGTCAGCGAAGAACCGCTGATCCGCAACTTCGAGGGCATCCTGTCTCCTGCCGAGTGCGACTTTCTGGTCGACTCAGCCAGGCCGCTGTTGCAGCCGGCCGTGATCGTAGACCCCGTCACCGGACGCCAGACAGCCAACCCGATCCGCACGTCCGAAGCCGCGGCCTTCGCCTTTGTTGATGAAAGCCCGATCATCCACGCCATCAATCGGCGGATTGCCTTAGCCAGCAGAACGGACGTTCGCTGCGGCGAACCGTTGCAGGTGCTGCGCTATTCGCCGGGCCAGGAATATCGCCTGCACAGCGATGCGCTGCCAGGGTGCCCGCCGGCGCAGCAGCGGGTCCTCACCTTCCTCATCTGGCTGAATGACGACTATCTGGGCGGCGAGACGAGCTTCCCCAAGCTGGGAATACAGCTGCGTGGCCGAAAAGGTGATGGGCTGCTGTTTGGAAGCACGCTGCCAGACGGGCAGCCGGACCCGCGCGCCAATCACGCGGGCCTGCCGGTCACCGCCGGCAGCAAGCTGCTGGCGTCGCGCTGGATCCGCGCGACGCCCCTCATCTACTGA
- a CDS encoding TonB-dependent receptor, translated as MGKMSLLSASALRSAAFAGAFVLAATPAFAQDAAPGSATKPAPTPDCTAPGTANSAGCAAASTTQDAAAPVTQSDIVVTGSRIRTPNLESAAPVTTLSGEQLLQTGKVQIGDQLNQLPQLRSTFSTANSTRFLGTRGLNLVDLRGLGTQRTLVLVNGRRHVAADVLNNGVSVDINTIPADLIERVDVVTGGASAVYGSDAVAGVVNFILKKNYSGVQLRAQSGLNKYKTAGNQFVSLLAGQNFAGGRGNVVLAAEYSHNDDFYASDVGKLKQSDGFVVIETDPAGSPNGAAGGFDRAYFTDLRSATISLGGMVAIREGASTAPCGKDYLGNAYTCPYIFQPDGTLIPQTGQRVGLAPNAGFSGGNGYSGREGKLIALSPDVKRYSINLLAHYEISPALEPFIEAKYVRVDAKGSQSGPFFSQGQTLGDAICVTGFNDRSYDVGSTGSCTVGRVNREGIRLDNPYLSASAQSTLRTQLLAALNAGINPNTGTAYSSSAAQQAARTQAIAEVNNNTFRFSLRRNYLDLGIRDENFRRETYRVVAGIRGSFWDNFSYELSANYGEHKERNQIQGNIDRQRFLLANDTAVNSSGQIVCRSQIDPNYRGTDRAGDPARLAADIAACVPLNPFGTGNISDAAKNYLLLNTLATGKITQFDVLGYIAGDTGSFFRLPGGPIGFSVGGEYRKETLRYNLDPVTQAGYAFYNAIPSFTSPSFGVKEAFAELNVPLLKNTPLFHELTVKGSGRYSDYKGAAGNVKTYGVEGIWSPIRDITFRGAYNRSVRAPNLSELYSAQGQNFAPGFADPCSQRALATGSATRVANCTAAGRPAGYDYVYSSSLEIVSGGNPNLTVEKSDSFTVGGYLQPRFLPGFSVSTDYYDITVNQVISSIGSAQQIANLCYDSATLNNPFCGLFQRAGASGGPRGEEPFRILEGSLLQSTANFAKLKTRGFDSQINYTHSFGIGRFTGQVIWTHVLKNESYTNPADPTFVDVFLNELGTPKDTVFASLGLKSGKWLLNYSGRWIGGMYLNTYEDYNSVNGQPPQNADYAPIVKYPSVMYHNIRVGYDITPKFNMYVGVDNLTNRFPPYGLTGVGGGSGIYDNRGRYFYTGVVAKF; from the coding sequence ATGGGTAAGATGTCGTTGTTGAGCGCCAGCGCTCTCCGTTCGGCGGCCTTCGCAGGCGCATTCGTGCTTGCGGCGACCCCGGCCTTTGCACAGGACGCCGCCCCCGGCAGCGCGACCAAGCCTGCGCCGACCCCCGACTGCACCGCCCCGGGCACGGCCAACAGCGCCGGCTGCGCGGCTGCTTCCACGACCCAGGACGCCGCCGCTCCTGTCACTCAGAGCGACATCGTCGTCACCGGTTCGCGCATCCGCACGCCGAACCTCGAGTCGGCCGCTCCGGTCACCACGCTCAGCGGTGAGCAGCTGCTTCAGACCGGCAAGGTTCAGATCGGCGACCAGCTGAACCAGCTTCCGCAGCTGCGCAGCACGTTCAGCACCGCCAATTCGACCCGCTTCCTCGGCACCCGCGGCCTGAACCTGGTCGACCTTCGCGGCCTCGGCACGCAGCGCACCCTGGTGCTCGTCAACGGCCGTCGTCACGTGGCCGCCGACGTTCTCAACAACGGCGTGTCGGTCGACATCAACACCATCCCCGCCGACCTGATCGAGCGGGTTGACGTGGTCACCGGTGGCGCCTCGGCCGTTTACGGTTCGGACGCCGTCGCTGGCGTGGTCAACTTCATCCTCAAGAAGAACTATTCGGGCGTTCAGCTGCGTGCGCAGTCGGGCCTGAACAAGTACAAGACCGCGGGCAACCAGTTCGTCAGCCTGCTCGCCGGCCAGAACTTCGCCGGTGGCCGCGGTAACGTCGTCCTCGCCGCCGAATATTCGCACAACGACGACTTCTATGCGTCGGATGTGGGCAAGCTGAAGCAGAGCGATGGCTTTGTCGTGATCGAGACCGATCCGGCCGGTTCGCCGAACGGTGCGGCTGGCGGGTTCGACCGCGCTTACTTCACTGATCTCCGTTCCGCGACGATCTCGCTCGGTGGCATGGTCGCCATCCGCGAAGGCGCCTCGACCGCACCGTGCGGCAAGGATTACCTGGGCAACGCCTACACCTGCCCGTACATCTTCCAGCCCGACGGAACGCTCATCCCCCAGACGGGTCAGCGCGTCGGCCTGGCGCCGAACGCCGGCTTCAGCGGCGGCAATGGCTACAGCGGCCGCGAAGGCAAGCTGATCGCCCTTTCGCCGGACGTGAAGCGCTACTCGATCAACCTGCTGGCGCATTACGAGATCTCGCCGGCGCTCGAGCCGTTCATCGAAGCCAAGTACGTCCGCGTGGACGCCAAGGGTTCGCAGAGCGGTCCGTTCTTCTCGCAGGGCCAGACGCTTGGCGACGCGATCTGCGTCACCGGCTTCAATGACCGCTCCTACGACGTGGGTTCGACTGGCAGCTGCACCGTTGGCCGCGTCAACCGCGAGGGTATCCGCCTCGACAATCCGTACCTGTCGGCGTCGGCGCAGAGCACGCTCCGCACCCAGCTGCTCGCCGCGCTCAATGCGGGCATCAACCCGAACACCGGCACGGCGTACAGCAGCTCCGCCGCTCAGCAGGCGGCTCGCACCCAGGCGATCGCGGAGGTCAACAACAACACCTTCCGCTTCAGCCTGCGTCGCAACTACCTCGACCTGGGCATCCGCGACGAGAACTTCCGTCGTGAAACCTACCGCGTCGTGGCCGGTATCCGCGGCAGCTTCTGGGACAACTTCAGCTACGAACTGTCCGCCAACTACGGCGAGCACAAGGAGCGGAACCAGATTCAGGGCAACATCGATCGCCAGCGCTTCCTGCTTGCGAACGACACTGCGGTGAACTCGTCGGGCCAGATCGTCTGCCGCTCGCAGATCGATCCGAACTATCGCGGCACCGATCGTGCGGGTGACCCGGCTCGCCTGGCGGCCGACATTGCCGCCTGCGTTCCCCTGAACCCGTTCGGCACCGGCAACATCAGCGACGCCGCCAAGAACTATCTGCTGCTGAACACGCTCGCCACGGGCAAGATCACGCAGTTCGACGTGCTCGGCTACATCGCCGGTGATACCGGCAGCTTCTTCCGCCTGCCCGGCGGCCCGATCGGCTTCTCGGTCGGTGGCGAGTATCGCAAGGAGACGCTGCGTTATAACCTCGATCCGGTCACCCAGGCCGGGTACGCCTTCTACAACGCCATCCCGAGCTTCACCTCGCCGTCGTTCGGCGTGAAGGAAGCCTTCGCGGAGCTTAACGTCCCGCTGCTCAAGAACACCCCGCTGTTCCATGAGCTGACGGTCAAGGGTTCGGGTCGTTACTCGGACTACAAGGGCGCCGCCGGCAATGTGAAGACCTACGGCGTCGAGGGCATCTGGAGCCCGATCCGCGACATCACCTTCCGTGGTGCCTACAACCGTTCGGTGCGCGCTCCGAACCTGTCCGAGCTCTACTCGGCCCAGGGTCAGAACTTCGCTCCGGGCTTCGCGGATCCGTGCTCGCAGCGCGCTCTGGCAACCGGTAGCGCGACCCGCGTCGCGAACTGCACCGCGGCGGGCCGTCCGGCCGGCTACGACTATGTCTACAGCAGCTCGCTGGAGATCGTCAGCGGTGGCAACCCGAACCTGACCGTCGAGAAGTCGGACTCGTTCACGGTTGGCGGCTACCTGCAGCCGCGCTTCCTGCCGGGCTTCTCGGTGTCGACCGACTATTACGACATCACCGTCAACCAGGTGATCTCGAGCATCGGTTCGGCCCAGCAGATCGCCAACCTCTGCTACGACTCGGCGACGCTGAACAACCCGTTCTGCGGCCTGTTCCAGCGCGCTGGCGCTTCGGGCGGACCGCGCGGTGAGGAGCCGTTCCGGATCCTCGAGGGCTCGCTCCTTCAGTCGACGGCGAACTTCGCCAAGCTGAAGACCCGCGGGTTCGACAGCCAGATCAACTACACCCACAGCTTCGGCATCGGCCGTTTCACTGGGCAGGTGATTTGGACCCACGTCCTGAAGAACGAGAGCTACACCAACCCGGCTGACCCGACGTTCGTGGACGTGTTCCTGAACGAGCTCGGCACGCCGAAGGACACGGTCTTCGCCAGCCTCGGCCTGAAGTCCGGCAAGTGGCTCCTGAACTACTCGGGTCGCTGGATCGGCGGCATGTACCTCAACACCTATGAGGACTATAACTCGGTGAACGGGCAGCCGCCCCAGAACGCCGACTACGCTCCGATCGTGAAGTATCCGTCCGTGATGTATCACAACATCCGCGTCGGCTACGACATCACGCCGAAGTTCAACATGTATGTTGGTGTCGACAACCTCACCAACCGGTTCCCGCCGTACGGCCTGACCGGTGTCGGTGGCGGCTCGGGCATTTACGACAACCGTGGTCGTTACTTCTACACGGGCGTCGTGGCCAAGTTCTAA
- a CDS encoding peroxiredoxin — translation MTIKIGDRLPEVPLTIATSEGPRPTTTSEYFGGKRVALFAVPGAYTPTCSAKHLPSYVEKAEELKGKGVDEIACTSVNDAFVMSAWNRDQGSEDITMLADGNGQLADALGLTMDGAKFGMGTRSQRYSMIVNDGVVEQLNVEAPGEYQASSAETLLTQL, via the coding sequence ATGACCATCAAGATCGGCGATCGCCTGCCCGAGGTCCCGCTGACCATCGCCACCAGCGAGGGCCCGCGTCCCACGACCACCAGCGAATATTTCGGCGGCAAGCGCGTTGCGCTTTTCGCCGTTCCGGGCGCCTACACGCCGACCTGCTCGGCCAAGCACCTCCCCTCCTACGTCGAGAAGGCCGAAGAGCTCAAAGGCAAAGGCGTCGACGAGATCGCCTGCACCAGCGTCAACGACGCCTTCGTCATGAGCGCCTGGAACCGTGACCAGGGCAGCGAGGACATTACCATGCTGGCCGACGGTAACGGGCAGCTGGCCGACGCGCTCGGCCTCACCATGGATGGCGCCAAGTTCGGGATGGGGACCCGCTCCCAGCGCTATTCGATGATCGTCAACGATGGCGTGGTTGAGCAGCTGAACGTCGAGGCGCCGGGCGAATATCAGGCCTCGAGCGCGGAAACGCTGCTTACCCAGCTGTAA